In the genome of bacterium SCSIO 12827, the window AACATCGACATCGGCGGACCGGCCCTGATCCGCGCCGCCGCCAAGAATCACGGTGACGTCACCGTGGTGGTCGATGCCGGCGACTACGCCAAGCTGATGGACGAGATGAGCGCCAACAAGGGGGCGACCACGCCGCAATTCCGCAAACAACTGGCGGCCACGGCCTACGCCCGCACGGCGGCCTATGACGCGGCCATTTCCGGCTGGTTCGCGGGTCAATTGGGCGACACCTTCCCGACCCGCCTGACCTTCGCCGGCGAACGGCGCCAGATTTTGCGCTACGGCGAGAACCCCCACCAGACGGCGGCGTTCTATGCCGGCGGCCCGACCCGGCCCGGCATCGCCACGGCGGAGCAGCTGCAGGGCAAGGAGCTCAGCTTCAACAACCTGAACGACACGGACGCGGCCTTCGAATTGGTCGCCGAGTTTGCCGATCAGCCCGCCTGCGTCATCGTCAAGCACGCCAACCCCTGCGGCGTGGCCTTGGGCGATGATCTGTTCGACGCCTATCAACGGGCGCTGGCCTGCGACACGGAAAGCGCCTTCGGCGGCATCATCGCCGTCAACCGGCCGCTCGACGCCAAGACCGCCGAGGCCGTGGCCGACCTGTTCGCCGAGGTCGTCATCGCGCCGGCCATCGACGGCGGCGCCAAGGCCGTGCTGGCCGCCAAGAAGAACCTGCGCGTGCTGGTCACCGGCGCGCTGCCCGACCCCGCCGCATCCGGCATGACCGTGCGCTCCCTGGCCGGGGGCTATCTGCTGCAGGGCCGGGACGCGGGATTGGTCGGCGATCTCAAAGTCGTCACCAAGCGGGCCCCCAGTACCGCGGAAATGGCCGACCTGACCTTCGCCTTCACCGTCGCCAAGCATGTGAAGTCCAACGCCATCGTCTATGCCAAAGGCGGAGCCACCGTGGGTGTGGGTGCCGGGCAGATGAGCCGCGTCAATTCATCGCGCATCGCCGCCTGGAAGGCGCAGGACGCGGCCCGGGTCGCCGGTGACGCCGACAGCTGGGCGATCGGCTCCGTCGTCGCCTCGGATGCCTTCTTCCCCTTTGCCGATGGCCTGATGGCCGCGGCGGACGCGGGGGC includes:
- the purH gene encoding bifunctional phosphoribosylaminoimidazolecarboxamide formyltransferase/IMP cyclohydrolase, translated to MTEPIRRALISVSDKTGLAELGAFLAAQGVEILSTGGSAKLLQDAGVPVIEVSDFTGFPEIMDGRVKTLQPMIHGGLLAVRANAEHQQAMKTHGIKPIDLLVVNLYPFEATVAKGAEFDDCIENIDIGGPALIRAAAKNHGDVTVVVDAGDYAKLMDEMSANKGATTPQFRKQLAATAYARTAAYDAAISGWFAGQLGDTFPTRLTFAGERRQILRYGENPHQTAAFYAGGPTRPGIATAEQLQGKELSFNNLNDTDAAFELVAEFADQPACVIVKHANPCGVALGDDLFDAYQRALACDTESAFGGIIAVNRPLDAKTAEAVADLFAEVVIAPAIDGGAKAVLAAKKNLRVLVTGALPDPAASGMTVRSLAGGYLLQGRDAGLVGDLKVVTKRAPSTAEMADLTFAFTVAKHVKSNAIVYAKGGATVGVGAGQMSRVNSSRIAAWKAQDAARVAGDADSWAIGSVVASDAFFPFADGLMAAADAGATAIIQPGGSVRDDEVIAAADERGLAMVFTGMRHFRH